The following proteins are encoded in a genomic region of Amia ocellicauda isolate fAmiCal2 chromosome 6, fAmiCal2.hap1, whole genome shotgun sequence:
- the lacc1 gene encoding purine nucleoside phosphorylase LACC1, which yields MVEAVIVDLVHDNCLQYEDCVEKRLSKAADIIGSEQTKDVYLMFNQNNPTTAHSCKSLIQNLLKKFDSLKEVTHILSQPCVASSLYCFKQAIDKANLCTVKIITSAQGKTALEAYVDLLFTAVYSFEYEVVYDNSHCPGSDPPTTNNTETFLTGEQLQHAREEVSTFLRQLPALKGDITILRSPLISGDHFLHGFTTRTGGISYIETLSSLNLFSSSKRRDPKSVVAENIRRLALEAGFDETRFHLVKTDHANDVWVIGREEPESYDGIVTNQTGVVIAAPGADCIPLLFTDPVRKAIGVAHSGWRGTIMGIAMATVNAMVSEYGSAVTDIVVIVGPSVGPCCFKLYEESAKAFRALHPDCVQNRGSSAYVDIRLATRVLLERGGVLPDNIQDESVSEGRQNLTLCTSCHPDKFFSHVRDGNNFGTQMGYLSIKEGPDWGH from the exons ATGGTAGAAGCCGTGATTGTTGATCTTGTCCATGATAATTGTCTCCAGTATGAGGACTGTGTGGAGAAACGCCTAAGCAAGGCAGCAGATATCATAGGAAGCGAGCAAACTAAAGATGTATATCTCATGTTCAACCAGAACAACCCAACTACTGCCCACAGCTGCAAAAGCCTAATTCAAAATTTACTGAAAAAGTTTGACAGCCTTAAGGAAGTTACTCATATACTGAGCCAGCCATGTGTAGCTTCCTCCTTGTACTGCTTTAAACAAGCTATAGACAAAGCTAACCTCTGCACTGTGAAAATCATTACCTCTGCACAGGGAAAGACTGCATTGGAGGCCTACGTAGATCTGTTGTTCACAGCGGTCTACAGCTTTGAATATGAAGTGGTGTATGACAATTCACACTGTCCTGGCAGTGATCCCCCCACCACAAACAATACTGAGACCTTCCTCACTGGTGAGCAGCTGCAACATGCCAGAGAGGAAGTTAGCACTTTTCTCAGACAACTACCTGCTCTCAAAGGAGACATTACCATCCTGAGATCTCCTTTAATTTCAG GAGATCATTTTTTACATGGTTTCACCACAAGGACAGGTGGCATTTCCTATATAGAGACCCTCAGCTCCCTGAACCTCTTCAGCAGTTCGAAGCGCCGAGATCCCAAATCTGTTGTTGCTGAGAACATCCGCCGGCTGGCACTGGAGGCAGGATTTGATGAAACGAGGTTCCACCTGGTGAAG ACCGATCACGCTAATGATGTGTGGGTCATAGGCAGAGAGGAGCCTGAGAGTTATGATGGCATAGTCACAAATCAGACAGGGGTGGTCATTGCAGCCCCCGGAGCAGACTGCATTCCTCTGCTGTTCACTGACCCGGTCCGAAAGGCCATTGGTGTGGCCCATTCAG GATGGAGAGGTACCATAATGGGGATTGCCATGGCTACAGTCAACGCAATGGTTTCTGAGTATGGCAGTGCTGTTACGgacattgttgttattgttggcCCTTCAGTGGGACCATGTTGCTTTAAACTGTATGAAGAATCAGCCAAGGCTTTCCGTGCATTGCACCCTGACTGTGTCCAGAACAGGGGGTCATCCGCTTATGTTGACATAAGACTAGCCACAAG AGTTCTCCTTGAACGAGGGGGAGTCCTCCCTGACAACATCCAGGATGAGAGTGTATCTGAAGGACGGCAAAACCTTACCCTGTGCACATCTTGTCATCCTGACAAATTTTTCTCTCACGTCCGAGATGGAAACAACTTTGGCACACAGATGggatatttatcaattaaagaAGGACCTGATTGG GGTCACTGA